A portion of the Mycoplasma sp. (ex Biomphalaria glabrata) genome contains these proteins:
- a CDS encoding NCS2 family permease has translation MFQSISTIKYLLKKDRRQLRFEIIGGITTFLSMVYIVFVNPSILLGAYHPTDNEVSSVKFALFFATVVVSFLGTLLIGLFADVPIGMAPGMGLNAFFAFTLVGKLLGNVPNALDIALSSSIISGVLFTVIGITPLRKIIVDVIPRDLKLSIGAGIGLFIAYIGLQQTGIITQDPTTATTFGNLKKWGVILSLITLLLAFVFYALRLQYAFILAMAISIIIGVILHYAGNIKEEALPSIETQNFDFSKVGKTFLNGWTHIPDVFTHFAGYVAVFTFLFVMFFDMTGTLVGLAEQGKLYDKKGNIKNFQSITLIEGVSTVVGASLGTSNAACYVESSSGISQGAKHGASAIVTSVLFLLVLPLFPITSLFSSAITDPILIVVGALMFTQVLKLEHKDFVTYVGSFLTILIILLSYSISAGIAFGFLYYIAIKTCTGKYKEIPISLYCLVPFFIAYFIFYTIA, from the coding sequence ATGTTCCAAAGCATTTCTACGATTAAATACCTTCTAAAAAAAGATAGGAGGCAATTAAGATTTGAAATTATTGGCGGAATTACAACTTTTTTAAGTATGGTTTACATTGTTTTTGTAAATCCATCAATTTTATTGGGAGCATATCATCCCACAGATAATGAAGTCTCATCTGTTAAATTTGCATTATTTTTTGCAACAGTAGTTGTTTCATTCTTAGGAACACTTTTAATTGGTTTATTTGCTGATGTTCCAATCGGAATGGCACCAGGAATGGGTTTAAATGCTTTTTTTGCATTTACCCTAGTAGGTAAACTATTGGGAAATGTTCCAAATGCTTTAGATATTGCTTTATCTTCTAGTATCATTAGTGGAGTTTTGTTCACAGTAATTGGTATTACTCCTTTACGCAAAATTATTGTCGACGTTATCCCAAGAGATCTTAAATTATCAATTGGTGCTGGAATTGGTCTATTTATTGCTTACATCGGATTGCAACAAACAGGAATAATTACCCAAGATCCAACAACAGCTACAACTTTCGGAAATTTAAAAAAGTGAGGAGTAATATTATCATTAATTACGCTTCTTTTAGCTTTTGTCTTTTATGCATTGCGTTTACAATATGCATTTATTTTAGCGATGGCAATTTCAATTATAATCGGAGTTATTTTACATTATGCAGGGAATATTAAAGAAGAAGCTCTACCAAGTATCGAGACTCAAAATTTTGATTTTTCAAAAGTAGGGAAGACATTTTTAAATGGATGAACTCATATCCCTGATGTATTTACTCATTTCGCTGGATACGTTGCTGTATTTACATTTTTATTTGTAATGTTCTTTGATATGACTGGAACATTAGTTGGTTTAGCTGAACAAGGGAAGTTATATGATAAAAAAGGAAATATTAAAAACTTTCAAAGCATTACTTTAATTGAGGGTGTATCAACCGTTGTTGGGGCTTCTTTAGGAACAAGTAATGCTGCATGTTATGTTGAATCATCTTCTGGTATTTCACAAGGAGCAAAACATGGCGCTTCAGCAATTGTAACATCGGTATTATTTTTGCTAGTTTTGCCATTATTTCCGATTACTTCATTGTTTTCATCAGCCATCACCGACCCAATTTTAATTGTAGTAGGGGCTTTGATGTTTACTCAAGTATTGAAACTTGAGCATAAAGATTTTGTCACATATGTTGGTTCATTTTTAACAATCTTAATAATATTGCTAAGTTATTCTATATCAGCTGGTATTGCATTTGGATTTCTTTACTATATTGCCATCAAAACTTGTACGGGTAAATATAAAGAAATTCCAATTTCTTTATATTGTCTAGTCCCATTTTTTATTGCTTATTTTATTTTCTATACAATTGCCTAG
- a CDS encoding GmrSD restriction endonuclease domain-containing protein, with translation MTENYIFGFSPLNDFARKLKSNSLPPTAAKNMIRKIAHLEGKNYDYNSLEHIIPRENRLWKDFFESKKIEDGDSFNKKWEENFDKLGNLLIIDNESNIKASNKLFEEKITIYPSCYLVTGKKENNYEVLMDLREKNNFCFDDVIKRTEQLVKILVTENYYKFDFEDDDHDCESNE, from the coding sequence ATGACGGAAAACTATATTTTTGGTTTTTCGCCTTTAAATGATTTTGCTCGAAAATTAAAAAGTAATAGTTTACCGCCAACTGCTGCTAAAAACATGATAAGAAAAATAGCACACTTGGAGGGTAAAAATTATGACTATAATTCTTTAGAACACATTATTCCGAGAGAAAATAGATTATGAAAAGATTTTTTTGAAAGTAAAAAAATTGAAGATGGAGATTCTTTTAATAAAAAATGGGAAGAAAATTTTGATAAATTAGGTAATCTTTTAATTATTGATAATGAAAGTAATATTAAAGCTTCAAATAAACTTTTTGAAGAAAAAATTACAATTTATCCTTCTTGTTATCTAGTTACCGGTAAAAAAGAAAATAATTACGAAGTATTAATGGATTTGCGTGAAAAAAATAATTTTTGTTTTGATGACGTTATAAAAAGAACAGAACAATTAGTAAAAATTTTAGTAACTGAAAATTATTACAAATTTGATTTTGAAGATGACGATCATGATTGTGAATCAAACGAATAA